The Nitrospirota bacterium genome contains a region encoding:
- a CDS encoding CbiX/SirB N-terminal domain-containing protein translates to MATVIRGVILVGHGGIPKGCPQELITKLKRLEAQRRAAGAPMSAEEHELDTRIRRWPRTPETDPYQSGLEAVAAELRANLGNVLFAVAYNEFCAPTLEESVEELIKKGATHITVTTTMFTPGGSHSEVEIPEILGHLRPQHPEVELRYAWPFDLTLVANTLTEQIKRFS, encoded by the coding sequence ATGGCAACTGTTATACGGGGAGTAATTCTTGTGGGACATGGGGGCATTCCCAAGGGCTGCCCGCAGGAGTTAATCACGAAACTGAAACGCTTAGAAGCGCAGCGGCGGGCGGCGGGCGCACCGATGTCGGCAGAGGAACATGAACTGGATACGAGAATCCGCCGATGGCCGAGAACACCCGAGACGGACCCCTATCAATCGGGACTCGAGGCAGTGGCTGCTGAGTTGCGAGCCAACCTGGGCAATGTGCTCTTTGCCGTGGCCTACAACGAGTTCTGTGCCCCGACCTTGGAAGAATCGGTGGAAGAGCTGATCAAGAAGGGCGCGACCCACATCACCGTAACGACAACGATGTTTACGCCCGGCGGTTCTCACTCGGAAGTTGAGATTCCTGAAATCCTCGGTCATCTGCGGCCGCAGCATCCGGAGGTCGAACTCCGCTACGCCTGGCCGTTCGATCTGACGCTTGTTGCGAACACCTTGACGGAACAGATAAAGCGCTTTTCCTGA
- a CDS encoding SUMF1/EgtB/PvdO family nonheme iron enzyme, translating into MGVRQSEQMRLRALGLLVAITFVVWVAGPAQAQQKKITGEDGAPMVLVPAGEFTMGSNDGRGDETPVHQVYLDAYYLDKYEVTVGQYANFLKATGFNGPPMWATMGQPSHQKRPIVNVDWSDASNYCEWAGKRLPTEAEWEKAARGTDGRIYPWGNEPPNTLRANYGQEKWNNHTALVPVGQLKDGKSPYEIYDLAGNVWEWVSDWYDPDYYATSPPQNPKGPENGKYRVLRGGSWDLAPEHLRSTRRDFNIPLAPTYESPAYRNFNSGFRCAKNPGLADPGGLMTLSPVPADYADKHMPAGWWTDTNIIEEGRQIYSQEGCRSCHKDGKPVKSGGGLRDPKNTSRFSDSYWFWRVAEGVPKTSMKAWKSFLSEEQIWQVIAFVHQFSHGGKPSEHTDYKP; encoded by the coding sequence ATGGGAGTGAGGCAAAGCGAGCAGATGCGGTTGCGTGCTCTCGGTTTGCTGGTGGCTATCACGTTCGTGGTGTGGGTCGCAGGCCCGGCCCAGGCGCAGCAGAAGAAGATCACCGGTGAAGATGGGGCGCCGATGGTGCTCGTGCCGGCGGGGGAATTTACCATGGGGAGCAACGATGGTCGTGGCGATGAAACGCCCGTCCATCAGGTCTATCTCGATGCCTATTACCTCGACAAGTATGAGGTGACGGTCGGGCAGTACGCGAATTTTCTGAAAGCCACGGGCTTTAACGGGCCGCCGATGTGGGCGACCATGGGCCAGCCGTCCCATCAGAAGCGCCCGATCGTGAATGTCGATTGGTCGGATGCGAGTAACTATTGCGAGTGGGCCGGCAAGCGGCTGCCGACGGAGGCGGAATGGGAGAAAGCGGCGAGGGGGACGGATGGGCGTATCTATCCCTGGGGCAATGAACCTCCCAATACGCTCCGGGCGAACTATGGGCAGGAGAAGTGGAACAACCATACCGCGCTGGTGCCGGTGGGGCAATTGAAAGACGGCAAGAGCCCCTATGAGATCTATGATCTGGCGGGGAATGTCTGGGAGTGGGTAAGCGACTGGTATGACCCGGACTATTACGCAACCAGCCCCCCTCAGAACCCGAAGGGGCCGGAAAATGGTAAATACAGAGTGTTACGGGGCGGCTCGTGGGACCTCGCTCCGGAGCACCTGCGATCCACGCGCCGGGATTTCAATATACCGTTGGCCCCCACCTATGAGTCACCGGCCTATCGGAACTTCAACAGCGGGTTCCGCTGTGCGAAGAATCCAGGGCTGGCTGACCCCGGGGGACTAATGACATTGAGTCCGGTTCCGGCCGATTATGCCGACAAACATATGCCGGCTGGCTGGTGGACAGATACTAATATCATCGAGGAGGGAAGGCAGATTTATTCCCAGGAGGGCTGCCGCAGTTGCCATAAGGACGGCAAACCGGTAAAAAGTGGGGGAGGGCTTCGTGACCCAAAAAACACCAGCCGTTTCTCAGACAGCTACTGGTTCTGGCGAGTGGCGGAAGGAGTTCCAAAGACAAGCATGAAGGCCTGGAAGTCGTTCCTCTCAGAAGAGCAGATCTGGCAGGTGATCGCGTTCGTGCATCAGTTCTCGCATGGGGGGAAACCCTCCGAACACACGGATTACAAACCCTGA
- a CDS encoding DUF2628 domain-containing protein codes for MKACAHCQQQNQEDAKFCHQCGSTLAIESEAPIAAPIAPVIHTDEQLWRQFIGPYADHYLHHFRKFGLGDKPKFALTWNWPAFLYVSFLWFLYRKMYTYALVYALGPMISTYLTGDITVGLIWSVMAGATANYVYYWHCREQVGRIKQGAWGDQAKRDEALKEAGGVQPYLIYVGIALYVLFIISMIKMVQEGPPGGDRSPEKPAKPVSASSV; via the coding sequence ATGAAAGCCTGTGCACATTGCCAACAGCAGAACCAAGAAGACGCAAAATTCTGTCACCAGTGCGGCAGCACATTAGCCATCGAGTCTGAAGCCCCGATCGCCGCCCCGATCGCACCTGTGATACACACCGATGAGCAGCTCTGGCGTCAATTCATCGGTCCCTACGCCGACCATTATCTGCACCATTTTAGAAAGTTCGGGTTGGGAGATAAGCCGAAGTTTGCCCTGACCTGGAACTGGCCGGCCTTTCTCTATGTTTCATTCCTCTGGTTTCTCTATAGAAAAATGTATACCTATGCCTTGGTCTATGCTCTCGGCCCAATGATCTCGACCTATTTGACCGGCGACATCACCGTGGGGCTCATCTGGAGTGTCATGGCCGGAGCAACAGCGAACTATGTCTATTACTGGCATTGCCGCGAGCAAGTCGGTCGGATCAAGCAGGGTGCCTGGGGCGATCAGGCCAAGCGGGACGAGGCATTGAAGGAGGCTGGGGGTGTCCAGCCCTACTTGATCTACGTCGGCATCGCGCTCTACGTGCTGTTCATCATCTCCATGATCAAAATGGTTCAGGAGGGACCGCCAGGCGGAGATCGCTCACCGGAAAAGCCAGCGAAGCCAGTCTCGGCAAGCAGCGTGTGA
- a CDS encoding acetylornithine transaminase: protein MPTEELKQDAARYMMQTYTRQPLSIVRGRGTKVYDLEGREYLDFVGGIAVNILGHGHPDLVQAIQRQAAQLIHTSNLYYTEPQVKLAQFLVEHSFADKVFFCNGGAEANEAAIKLARRYSHDRYGAGRFEIVTMTNSFHGRTMATLTATGQDKVQKGYEPLLQGFSYVPFNSLGDLERAVTDKTAAIMLEPIQGEGGVFVADREYLKQVRDLCTKKDVLLIFDEVQTGMGRTGTLFAYEQLGAQPDIMTLAKGLGGGVPIGACLAIDSVAKTFSPGSHASTFGGNPLACAAGLAVCHALMDARVLEHARKTGEYFAKKLSDCKARHRVVREVRGLGLLQGIELDMDAKTVVSECLARGILVNATGEHILRFVPPLIISQPEIDHLIETLAQIFDAQAS from the coding sequence ATGCCGACAGAGGAACTGAAGCAGGATGCCGCACGTTATATGATGCAGACCTATACGCGTCAACCGCTTTCGATTGTGCGGGGACGTGGGACGAAGGTGTACGACCTCGAGGGGCGGGAGTATCTCGATTTCGTCGGTGGGATTGCGGTCAACATTCTCGGACATGGTCACCCGGATCTGGTGCAAGCGATCCAACGCCAAGCCGCGCAGCTGATCCATACCTCGAACCTCTACTACACTGAGCCACAAGTGAAGCTCGCGCAGTTCCTGGTGGAGCATTCCTTTGCCGACAAGGTGTTCTTTTGCAACGGCGGGGCCGAGGCCAACGAAGCCGCGATCAAGCTGGCCCGCCGCTACTCTCATGACAGGTACGGAGCAGGGCGGTTCGAGATCGTCACGATGACGAACTCGTTCCATGGCCGAACAATGGCGACGTTGACCGCGACCGGCCAGGACAAGGTCCAGAAGGGCTACGAGCCATTGCTGCAGGGTTTCAGCTACGTCCCGTTCAATAGTCTGGGAGACCTGGAACGGGCCGTGACTGACAAGACTGCAGCCATCATGCTCGAGCCGATTCAAGGCGAGGGGGGCGTCTTTGTCGCGGACCGTGAATATTTGAAACAGGTGAGAGATTTATGCACAAAAAAAGATGTGCTGTTGATTTTCGATGAGGTCCAGACCGGAATGGGACGGACAGGGACGCTCTTCGCCTATGAGCAGTTGGGGGCGCAGCCGGACATTATGACCTTGGCAAAAGGGTTAGGTGGCGGTGTGCCCATCGGAGCCTGCCTTGCCATTGACTCCGTTGCAAAAACCTTTTCGCCCGGAAGCCACGCCTCGACATTCGGCGGCAATCCGCTTGCCTGTGCCGCAGGACTGGCCGTCTGCCACGCTCTAATGGACGCACGAGTACTTGAACATGCGCGGAAAACAGGAGAGTATTTTGCGAAGAAGTTATCCGACTGTAAAGCCCGACACCGCGTGGTACGAGAGGTGCGCGGTCTCGGTCTCTTGCAGGGGATCGAGCTTGATATGGATGCAAAAACCGTCGTGAGCGAGTGTTTGGCTCGCGGCATTCTGGTCAATGCGACCGGCGAGCACATACTGCGGTTCGTACCACCTCTCATCATCAGCCAACCGGAAATCGATCATTTGATTGAAACGCTTGCTCAGATTTTTGACGCACAGGCATCATAA
- the argF gene encoding ornithine carbamoyltransferase has product MTTRATEVRTGKKDLLDIAAISKAGVESLLSSAILLKDKLRRGVPHPLLAGKTLGLLFQKPSTRTRVSFEAGMNHLGGYAMVLPMADIQLSRGESIADTARVLSRYLDAIVIRTYDHSIVEEWAREATMPVINGLTDLSHPCQALSDLLTIREKKGRLKGIKIAYIGDGNNVANSLIEAAAKMGMLITLGCPAGFQPEQHVVDRARVAAADTGAVIEIGHDPNIAAKDADVIYTDVWISMGREREHVRRLKALAPYQVNSRLLHRAKPDAIVMHCLPAHRGEEISADVLDGPQSVIIDQAENRLHMQKAILANLIGKRRRTRR; this is encoded by the coding sequence ATGACCACACGAGCGACAGAAGTACGGACCGGGAAAAAAGATCTTCTGGACATTGCTGCCATCAGCAAGGCGGGCGTGGAGAGCTTGCTGTCGTCGGCGATCCTCTTGAAAGACAAACTGCGGCGTGGAGTTCCTCATCCCCTCCTTGCCGGGAAGACGTTAGGTCTCCTGTTCCAGAAGCCGTCGACAAGGACTCGGGTATCGTTCGAGGCGGGCATGAATCACTTGGGCGGCTATGCCATGGTTCTGCCCATGGCCGATATCCAGCTTTCGCGTGGGGAAAGTATCGCCGATACGGCGCGCGTGTTGTCGCGCTATCTCGACGCGATCGTCATTCGTACCTACGACCACTCCATCGTGGAGGAATGGGCGAGGGAAGCGACGATGCCGGTGATCAATGGGCTGACCGACCTGAGCCACCCCTGTCAGGCTCTCTCAGATCTCCTGACCATTCGCGAGAAAAAGGGCCGGTTAAAGGGGATCAAGATTGCGTATATAGGAGACGGCAACAATGTGGCGAACTCTCTCATCGAGGCAGCGGCGAAGATGGGGATGCTCATCACACTCGGCTGCCCAGCGGGATTTCAGCCAGAGCAGCATGTCGTCGATAGGGCAAGGGTCGCGGCAGCAGACACCGGGGCAGTGATTGAAATCGGGCACGATCCCAACATTGCGGCCAAGGACGCAGACGTCATCTATACCGATGTCTGGATCAGCATGGGTCGTGAGAGGGAGCATGTGCGAAGACTCAAAGCTCTGGCGCCTTATCAAGTGAACAGCCGGCTGCTGCATCGCGCCAAGCCTGATGCGATCGTCATGCATTGTCTGCCGGCCCACCGGGGTGAAGAAATCAGCGCCGACGTGCTGGATGGCCCACAGTCGGTCATCATCGACCAGGCAGAGAATCGACTGCATATGCAGAAAGCCATTCTCGCAAACCTAATAGGCAAGAGGAGGCGAACGAGACGATGA
- a CDS encoding argininosuccinate synthase: MSQGIKKVVLAYSGGLDTSVILKWLQETYDAEVIAFCADLGQGEDLQAIKAKAKALGVKKVYVEDLRETFVTDYVFPMLRGNAMYEGCYLLGTSIARPLIARRQAEIALKEGAEAVSHGATGKGNDQVRFELTYTAIAPKLKIIAPWREWAMRSRRELIEYADRHGIPVTATKAKPYSMDLNLFHVSYEGGILENPWEAPPDEIFQMTVSPERAPNKPLEVEIEYEAGNPVAVDGKKMSPATLLAHLNKLGGAHGVGRVDLVENRYVGMKSRGVYETPGGTMLHVAHRGLESLTMDREVLHFRDSLIPRFADLIYNGYWFSPERDMVQTAMDEAQKDVSGTVRVKLYKGNCTVVGRKSKNSLYRLDIATFEEDDVYNQKDAEGFIRLNALRLKIRAQRRKGSM; this comes from the coding sequence ATGAGTCAGGGCATAAAGAAGGTGGTGTTGGCCTATTCAGGCGGGCTCGATACCTCCGTAATCTTGAAGTGGCTACAGGAGACCTATGATGCCGAAGTCATCGCGTTCTGCGCGGATCTTGGCCAGGGCGAGGATCTTCAGGCGATCAAGGCGAAGGCGAAGGCGCTCGGCGTGAAAAAAGTCTATGTGGAAGATCTGCGGGAAACATTCGTCACGGACTACGTCTTTCCAATGTTGCGCGGCAATGCCATGTATGAAGGGTGTTACTTGCTGGGGACGTCGATTGCGCGCCCGCTCATCGCACGCCGCCAGGCAGAAATCGCGCTGAAAGAAGGCGCCGAAGCGGTCTCGCACGGTGCCACCGGCAAAGGGAACGATCAGGTGCGGTTTGAGTTGACGTATACGGCCATTGCGCCGAAACTCAAAATCATTGCGCCTTGGCGTGAGTGGGCCATGCGCTCACGGCGGGAATTGATTGAGTACGCTGATCGCCATGGCATCCCGGTCACCGCGACGAAAGCGAAGCCCTACAGCATGGACCTCAACTTGTTCCACGTGAGCTACGAAGGGGGCATTCTCGAAAATCCGTGGGAAGCGCCGCCAGATGAGATTTTCCAGATGACTGTGTCGCCAGAACGGGCGCCGAACAAGCCTCTCGAAGTTGAGATTGAGTATGAGGCCGGCAATCCAGTCGCCGTGGACGGAAAGAAGATGAGTCCGGCCACGTTGCTGGCCCATCTCAACAAGCTGGGCGGAGCACATGGGGTCGGACGTGTCGATCTGGTCGAGAACCGCTACGTCGGCATGAAGTCGCGCGGAGTGTATGAAACACCGGGCGGGACGATGCTGCATGTCGCACATCGCGGCCTCGAATCACTGACCATGGATCGCGAGGTACTTCATTTCAGGGACAGTCTGATTCCACGATTCGCCGATCTGATCTACAACGGCTATTGGTTCAGTCCCGAACGTGACATGGTGCAGACGGCCATGGATGAGGCTCAGAAGGATGTGTCAGGGACTGTGCGAGTGAAGTTGTACAAGGGCAACTGCACAGTGGTCGGACGAAAGTCCAAAAATTCGCTGTATCGTCTCGACATCGCAACGTTCGAAGAAGACGACGTATACAACCAGAAAGATGCCGAGGGGTTCATCCGGCTGAATGCGTTGCGTCTGAAAATCAGGGCTCAACGGCGGAAGGGTTCAATGTGA
- the argH gene encoding argininosuccinate lyase, translated as MGRRSRRLPQRPTSEKAWAGRFRQQTNRLVETFTVSVAVDRRLYSYDIQGSIAHCKALGKARVLTPSETRTIVHGLGSVKTELDRGRFRFTQQDEDIHMAIERRLTELIGPLGGKLHTGRSRNDQVALDIRLYLRDQLGQLVAHLEHFQRVLVGKAKANRTVAMPGYTHLQRAQPVLLAHHLLAYVEMIERDKGRLRDASVRVNVMPLGSGALAGTNYPVDRRLTAELLGFPTLTQNSLDAVSDRDFMIEVASALAIIMMHLSRLSEELILWSSQEFRFVELPDAFCTGSSMMPQKKNPDVPELVRGKTGRVYGHLINLLTTLKALPLSYNRDLQEDKPALFDALDTVVASVDVLTELMRRLTINRDVLKQTVQSGGMLATEVADYLVTRGVPFRDAHAITGRLVRAALDQGRELTDFSLEELQAFSERIEKNLFLRLTVTAAIDRKSQVGGTARTRVEQRIKDLERMLS; from the coding sequence ATGGGACGACGGAGCAGACGTCTGCCGCAGCGTCCAACAAGCGAGAAGGCGTGGGCTGGACGGTTCCGACAGCAGACGAACCGTCTTGTGGAGACCTTTACCGTTTCTGTGGCGGTCGATCGCCGGCTCTATTCCTATGACATCCAGGGCAGTATCGCCCATTGCAAGGCGCTGGGAAAGGCGCGCGTACTGACCCCCTCTGAAACCAGGACGATCGTGCATGGTCTGGGATCAGTGAAGACAGAGCTGGACCGGGGCCGCTTTCGCTTCACCCAGCAGGATGAAGATATTCACATGGCGATTGAGCGCCGGTTGACAGAATTGATCGGCCCACTTGGCGGCAAGCTGCACACGGGCCGTAGCAGGAACGACCAGGTTGCGCTGGACATCCGACTCTATTTACGGGATCAACTTGGTCAGCTCGTCGCGCATCTGGAGCACTTCCAACGCGTCCTAGTGGGGAAAGCGAAGGCGAATCGAACAGTCGCCATGCCTGGCTATACGCATCTGCAGCGAGCCCAGCCGGTCTTGCTCGCCCATCATCTCCTGGCCTATGTGGAAATGATCGAGCGGGACAAGGGACGGCTTCGCGATGCATCGGTGCGTGTGAATGTTATGCCGTTGGGATCTGGCGCGCTCGCGGGAACAAACTATCCAGTCGATCGCCGGCTCACTGCTGAGCTGTTGGGTTTTCCCACCTTGACGCAAAACAGTCTCGATGCCGTCTCCGATCGAGATTTCATGATCGAGGTGGCATCGGCACTGGCAATCATCATGATGCATCTGTCTCGGCTCAGTGAGGAATTAATTCTCTGGTCGTCCCAGGAGTTCCGATTCGTCGAGCTTCCCGATGCCTTCTGTACCGGCAGCAGTATGATGCCCCAGAAGAAGAATCCCGATGTGCCTGAATTGGTGCGGGGTAAGACAGGACGTGTCTACGGCCATCTGATAAATCTATTGACGACGCTCAAAGCCTTACCCCTGAGTTATAACCGGGATCTTCAAGAGGATAAGCCAGCGCTCTTCGACGCCCTCGATACTGTCGTCGCATCGGTCGATGTCCTGACGGAATTGATGCGCCGGCTCACCATCAACCGGGATGTGCTCAAGCAGACCGTTCAGAGTGGCGGCATGCTTGCCACGGAAGTTGCGGATTATCTTGTGACCCGGGGTGTACCTTTTCGTGACGCACATGCGATCACGGGCCGTCTGGTGCGTGCTGCGCTGGATCAAGGCCGTGAACTCACCGATTTCTCGCTCGAGGAGCTGCAGGCATTTTCAGAGCGAATTGAAAAGAATCTTTTCTTACGGTTGACGGTCACCGCCGCGATCGACCGGAAGTCTCAGGTAGGTGGAACTGCCCGAACGCGAGTGGAACAGCGTATAAAAGACCTCGAGCGGATGCTCTCGTGA
- a CDS encoding B12-binding domain-containing radical SAM protein gives MELIQPTRHSQLVGHPPMVKLAPGKRLLLVDPYPRNSPYRLTASERRAVWFPKLSLPTIAAYTPANWEVSLVDEAVHDIDFDFPCDMVGLSMFTCYAPRAYEIAAEFRKRGRTIVMGGVHPTYCPDEALRHADAIVCGEAEDLWPQLVADYEAGKMQRMYKMTSFPSLENYKSPRVELLSPDSYMTRQCSFTTRGCHFDCEFCSVSPFNGKTTRRRPVQEVITELRNVQRWIRSEVVERLRDEPMWKAFLTTLKIRVGIEDGSIVAFVDDLHNSNRAYCRELWAALKPLKLKWGCQSTMFLADDEEMVKLAAESGCVSVFVGMESLDEEALDETNKPFNRVLKFSKEIKMFHDYGIMVNPGIVFGFDSDDVTVFERAVDFLTKNQVELAYFNVLTPLPGTQLFDRFEREGRIFDRDWAKYDGKHVVFQPSRMTVEQLQDGFHWANHQFYSIPSIWKRLSGTSQRLIPRFEMNREFRKLVKRTCPKASLSPLAGVLKNLQAKLPVLDKEQLVPSALHALKQHLDPNALSAQQMIFHIKAKRHDKFAALFVDLDGTLDRLNALELIKRIREAANHARMDIIVNFEHLKLATPDALKTLMDSDAMKVAIPNVKVRFRKFKDAFEASVQGFSLAGLQGFSLAGLEHLNEDSSDA, from the coding sequence ATGGAGCTTATTCAACCTACGCGGCACAGTCAGCTCGTTGGGCATCCACCAATGGTCAAGCTCGCACCGGGCAAGCGGCTGTTGCTGGTCGATCCTTATCCTCGCAATAGCCCCTATAGATTGACCGCGTCGGAACGACGCGCGGTGTGGTTTCCCAAGCTGAGCTTGCCGACCATAGCGGCCTATACGCCGGCCAATTGGGAGGTCAGTCTGGTCGATGAGGCGGTGCACGATATCGATTTCGACTTTCCCTGTGACATGGTTGGCCTCTCCATGTTTACCTGCTATGCCCCTCGCGCCTACGAGATTGCGGCAGAGTTTCGCAAGCGGGGTAGGACGATCGTCATGGGGGGAGTTCATCCCACCTACTGCCCCGATGAAGCGCTCCGACACGCGGATGCGATCGTCTGCGGTGAAGCCGAAGATCTCTGGCCTCAACTGGTTGCGGACTATGAGGCGGGGAAGATGCAGCGCATGTACAAGATGACGTCGTTCCCTTCGCTGGAAAATTACAAGAGCCCACGCGTCGAATTGCTGAGCCCTGACTCGTACATGACGAGACAGTGCAGTTTCACAACCAGAGGCTGTCATTTCGATTGCGAGTTCTGCAGCGTATCTCCGTTCAACGGAAAGACTACGCGGCGCCGGCCTGTGCAGGAAGTGATCACAGAGCTTCGAAACGTTCAGCGATGGATCCGCAGTGAAGTAGTCGAGAGATTGCGCGATGAGCCGATGTGGAAAGCCTTCCTCACCACGCTGAAGATTCGAGTCGGTATCGAGGACGGCAGCATCGTCGCGTTTGTCGACGACTTGCACAACAGCAACCGCGCCTATTGCCGTGAGCTCTGGGCTGCCCTGAAGCCGCTCAAGCTTAAATGGGGCTGCCAGTCTACGATGTTCCTGGCTGACGACGAAGAGATGGTCAAACTTGCGGCAGAAAGCGGCTGCGTGTCGGTGTTTGTCGGTATGGAATCGCTCGATGAAGAGGCGCTTGATGAAACGAACAAGCCGTTTAACCGGGTTCTGAAGTTCTCCAAAGAGATCAAGATGTTCCACGATTATGGGATCATGGTGAATCCAGGAATCGTGTTCGGATTCGACAGTGACGATGTGACCGTGTTTGAACGAGCGGTCGACTTTTTGACGAAGAACCAGGTGGAATTGGCCTACTTCAACGTGTTGACGCCTCTTCCCGGCACACAGCTGTTCGACCGATTCGAAAGGGAAGGTCGGATCTTCGATAGGGACTGGGCGAAGTACGACGGAAAACATGTCGTGTTCCAGCCGAGCAGGATGACGGTTGAACAGCTACAAGATGGTTTCCACTGGGCCAACCATCAGTTTTATTCGATCCCTTCCATCTGGAAGCGACTGTCCGGCACGAGTCAACGGCTGATTCCTCGATTCGAGATGAATCGGGAGTTCCGGAAACTGGTCAAGAGAACCTGCCCGAAAGCGTCCCTGTCGCCACTCGCAGGCGTATTGAAGAATCTCCAAGCGAAGCTTCCCGTGTTGGACAAAGAGCAATTGGTTCCAAGCGCGCTGCATGCGTTGAAACAGCATCTCGATCCAAACGCGCTCTCCGCGCAACAAATGATATTTCACATCAAGGCCAAGCGGCATGACAAGTTTGCGGCATTGTTCGTGGACCTTGATGGCACCCTCGACCGTCTGAATGCCTTGGAATTGATCAAGCGGATCAGGGAAGCGGCCAATCATGCGCGCATGGACATCATTGTCAACTTCGAACACCTCAAGCTGGCGACGCCAGACGCCCTCAAGACATTGATGGATTCGGACGCGATGAAGGTCGCGATTCCGAATGTGAAGGTCCGCTTTCGTAAGTTTAAGGATGCCTTTGAGGCTTCCGTTCAGGGTTTCTCCCTTGCAGGCTTGCAGGGCTTCTCGCTCGCAGGGCTCGAACATCTGAACGAAGATTCATCTGATGCATAG
- the lysA gene encoding diaminopimelate decarboxylase, which produces MHSFEYRQGELYCEQVPVSRIAKEVGTPCYVYSYETLVRHFRAYDGAFKNVPHVIAFAMKANSNIAILRLMAQEGSGVDIVSGGELFRALKAGVPPSKIVFAGVGKNAEEIREALKADILMFNVESSAELRALNEVAAAVGTRARVALRINPDIDPKTHPYISTGLKKSKFGIAADRALEEFALASSLANIDVVGVHKHIGSQLTEVTPFVEAVKKVVKLVEALKAQGINIRYVNIGGGLGITYSDETPPHPQDLADAVSPLLRDLNVTLIMEPGRVIVGNAGILVTKVLYRKDGEAKRFIIVDAAMNDLIRPSLYGAYHEIRPLSEAVLQRPKHNVDVVGPVCESGDFLAKDRSLPEVNPDDMLAVMSAGAYGFVMASNYNSRPRVPEVLIKGGEIHVIKTRETYDDLVKGETIPAFLN; this is translated from the coding sequence ATGCATAGTTTCGAGTATCGACAGGGAGAACTCTATTGCGAACAGGTGCCGGTCAGCCGGATTGCAAAAGAGGTCGGGACACCCTGCTATGTCTACAGCTATGAAACCCTCGTCCGTCATTTTCGAGCCTACGATGGAGCCTTCAAGAACGTACCCCATGTGATCGCCTTCGCCATGAAGGCAAACTCCAATATCGCAATCCTCCGTCTCATGGCACAAGAAGGGAGCGGAGTGGATATTGTGTCCGGGGGGGAACTCTTTCGAGCCCTCAAGGCTGGGGTTCCTCCCTCAAAGATCGTATTCGCAGGCGTCGGCAAGAACGCTGAGGAGATTCGAGAGGCCCTGAAGGCCGACATCCTCATGTTCAACGTCGAATCTTCAGCTGAGCTGCGTGCACTGAATGAAGTAGCTGCTGCTGTCGGAACCAGGGCGAGAGTCGCCCTGCGGATCAATCCCGACATCGACCCAAAGACGCATCCCTACATCTCGACCGGTCTCAAGAAGAGCAAATTCGGAATCGCCGCCGACCGCGCCCTCGAAGAATTCGCGCTGGCTTCCTCACTTGCCAACATCGATGTCGTCGGGGTCCATAAGCACATCGGGTCGCAGTTGACGGAAGTGACGCCGTTTGTCGAGGCCGTGAAGAAGGTCGTCAAGCTGGTCGAGGCCTTAAAAGCCCAGGGTATCAATATCCGGTACGTCAATATCGGCGGCGGTCTTGGCATTACCTACTCGGACGAAACGCCGCCGCATCCGCAAGACCTTGCGGATGCCGTATCGCCGCTTCTAAGGGATCTGAATGTGACACTCATCATGGAGCCAGGCCGCGTCATCGTCGGCAATGCCGGCATCCTTGTGACGAAGGTATTGTATCGAAAAGACGGAGAAGCGAAACGATTCATTATTGTTGATGCAGCGATGAACGACCTGATCAGGCCGAGCCTCTACGGGGCCTACCATGAAATTCGCCCCTTGTCCGAGGCAGTGTTGCAACGGCCCAAGCACAATGTGGATGTGGTCGGACCTGTATGTGAGTCCGGCGATTTTCTGGCGAAGGACCGGTCATTGCCGGAAGTCAATCCGGACGATATGCTCGCGGTGATGAGCGCGGGGGCCTATGGCTTTGTGATGGCCTCCAATTATAATTCGCGACCACGAGTGCCGGAGGTCCTGATAAAAGGCGGAGAGATCCACGTGATCAAGACCAGAGAGACCTACGACGATTTGGTAAAGGGCGAAACTATTCCGGCATTTCTCAATTGA